In one window of Oceanispirochaeta sp. M1 DNA:
- the melA gene encoding alpha-galactosidase has product MANIVIVGAGSLVFSSRLTADILSYPELQSCNFKLVDTDPIRLKYAQEIVERIFKEGKYSKATVSSYANRSEALKDADYVIISILVGGYEAIEKEIDIPAKYGIDQCIGDTLTPGGIMRCARTLPILESMARDIKKICPEAVVLNYTNPMGMLSKGFIEEAPEIQYVGLCHSVQSTADKWAKRLEIPLEEINFKCAGINHEAWFTKFEHNGRDLLPRIRELAVKPEIWYGDSARMEYVKHLGYPVTESSGHVSEYNSWFRKDAETVKRYCPGEYSEWNGGHGFIKTLYDRPDWKKQMQKMADWEDPIDLKRSREYGSQIIHAIETGEDTVIYGNVMNDGLIENLPYDGVVEVPCLINKNGIQPLHVGSLPPHLAAINRMQMSVQELAVLATQNGDAEQLFQAMTMDPLTAMSCTLDQIRGMTRELMEAHKKWTPCMNGAIPEDKPLVYEMEPEAEVGTHTDPAKANQ; this is encoded by the coding sequence ATGGCAAACATCGTAATTGTCGGCGCCGGAAGCCTGGTTTTCTCCAGTCGGCTCACAGCTGATATATTGAGTTATCCGGAACTGCAGAGTTGTAATTTTAAACTTGTGGATACGGACCCCATTCGTCTGAAATATGCCCAAGAAATCGTAGAAAGGATCTTCAAGGAGGGGAAATATAGTAAAGCAACTGTATCCTCCTATGCTAACAGATCAGAGGCCTTGAAAGATGCCGATTATGTGATTATCAGCATACTTGTCGGAGGTTATGAAGCAATAGAGAAAGAGATCGATATTCCCGCCAAATACGGAATTGACCAGTGCATCGGTGATACCTTGACCCCGGGTGGGATTATGCGCTGTGCAAGAACCCTCCCGATACTGGAGAGTATGGCAAGGGATATTAAGAAAATATGTCCGGAAGCTGTTGTTCTGAACTACACCAATCCCATGGGTATGCTTTCAAAAGGATTTATTGAGGAGGCCCCGGAAATACAGTATGTAGGTCTCTGCCATTCCGTACAGAGTACAGCCGATAAATGGGCAAAGCGCCTGGAAATTCCTCTGGAAGAGATCAACTTCAAGTGTGCCGGAATCAATCATGAGGCCTGGTTTACCAAATTTGAACATAACGGCAGGGATCTCCTCCCTCGAATCAGGGAACTGGCCGTCAAACCGGAAATATGGTATGGCGACTCAGCTCGTATGGAATATGTAAAACACCTTGGTTACCCTGTCACCGAATCCAGCGGGCATGTCTCCGAATATAATTCCTGGTTCCGGAAAGATGCAGAAACAGTAAAACGATATTGCCCGGGAGAGTATTCTGAATGGAATGGCGGCCATGGTTTCATCAAGACCCTCTACGATAGACCGGACTGGAAAAAACAGATGCAGAAGATGGCCGATTGGGAAGATCCTATCGACCTGAAAAGAAGCCGTGAATATGGTTCCCAGATAATCCATGCCATAGAAACCGGCGAAGATACGGTAATATATGGAAATGTTATGAACGACGGCCTTATTGAGAATCTGCCCTATGACGGCGTCGTGGAAGTCCCCTGCCTTATTAATAAGAATGGTATTCAACCCCTTCATGTCGGGAGCCTTCCTCCTCATCTTGCTGCGATCAACCGAATGCAGATGAGTGTTCAGGAACTCGCGGTCCTGGCAACACAGAACGGTGATGCAGAGCAGTTATTCCAGGCCATGACAATGGATCCTCTGACAGCCATGAGCTGTACCCTTGACCAGATCCGTGGCATGACCCGTGAACTGATGGAAGCCCATAAAAAATGGACGCCCTGTATGAATGGTGCAATCCCTGAAGACAAACCGCTTGTATATGAGATGGAACCTGAAGCTGAGGTGGGAACGCACACCGACCCTGCAAAGGCCAATCAGTAA
- a CDS encoding AraC family transcriptional regulator, which translates to MRSNRLFHFLNDAPQMQLLFYGDERCVPSHEYGGYRPYLLFHIVYRGKGRFQTDRRSWLLESGDCFVIFPDQHHLYRADSREPWHYFWLGLDRSFAPYLEKIGINSERPILKTERVESIFHLYEEMIMGSEESSASREMEDYALAFRIMADLLKSHNEQFPTSRETSRAPHVVMMRNYIDNYFQTPINAGDVADYVHLERSYASRLFKEGTGIGIAQHLRARRLKEARKFLEEGFSIKQAAYSSGFQVYENFLKLFKKSYGITPGMYKKSQGKYLE; encoded by the coding sequence ATGCGAAGCAATCGACTTTTCCATTTTCTCAATGATGCTCCTCAAATGCAGCTCCTTTTTTACGGCGATGAGAGATGTGTCCCCTCCCATGAATATGGTGGATACCGACCCTACCTGCTGTTTCATATCGTGTATCGTGGCAAGGGTCGTTTTCAAACAGATCGCCGGTCTTGGCTGTTGGAAAGTGGGGACTGCTTTGTTATTTTCCCTGATCAACATCATCTTTACAGGGCTGATTCCAGGGAACCATGGCACTATTTCTGGCTGGGATTGGATCGCTCATTTGCTCCTTATCTGGAGAAGATCGGAATCAACAGCGAACGGCCTATATTAAAGACAGAAAGAGTTGAATCCATATTTCATCTTTATGAGGAAATGATTATGGGAAGTGAAGAGTCCTCAGCTTCCCGGGAGATGGAAGACTATGCCCTGGCTTTTAGAATCATGGCGGATCTTCTGAAGAGTCACAATGAGCAATTTCCAACATCCCGAGAAACTTCCCGGGCTCCTCATGTGGTGATGATGCGTAACTATATCGACAATTATTTTCAGACCCCCATTAACGCCGGAGATGTGGCCGATTATGTTCATTTGGAGCGGAGTTATGCATCCAGACTTTTTAAGGAGGGAACCGGGATTGGTATTGCTCAGCATCTTCGGGCAAGGCGCTTGAAGGAGGCCAGGAAATTTTTGGAAGAGGGATTTTCAATCAAACAGGCAGCCTATTCCTCCGGCTTTCAGGTTTATGAGAATTTCCTAAAGCTTTTTAAGAAAAGCTACGGAATTACTCCAGGTATGTATAAAAAGTCTCAGGGGAAATACCTGGAATAA
- a CDS encoding response regulator, producing the protein MIRVMLVDDELLVRMGIKMLVDWEAEGFFLAGEAANGREALDIWQTIQPDIIITDILMPEKNGIELMKDLREQNYSGLIAILSNHDDFDYTREAMRNGACDYILKSDLNKDNFRQFLLSVSEKLENRLHQSIQDRNPLLLQNSLKEFIFAPSSKSRERKSLCLPEGYEDLSYRVSILQIKDANTDSHQKYKIYQLATGILTPDKVFFYDGSQESMHWILLFYGNSDELYDDLIRLKFRQLQSALKTYIHTSVFIAVGEITKDPNYLYMGYQKVKNILWQSFFHTTQICCFQKDPTLQSRKDENVESFYNDTEKLLAPAHSREEIELRLNNLFEEILRRKDASLLKYLALRAADVINQKHTKRAVENPEFNPSPFQTETLWKHGSPEELKELLLENLSALNSRGNDLPIALISRTLSYLDDHLASPLTLSEVAEHTGLSRTYFSSWFKDKTEEKFSDYLSKRRIERAKDLLIHHPEYRIYEIASLAGFQNEKYFSRIFKTMTSVSPRDYRNRIHEIII; encoded by the coding sequence ATGATCCGTGTCATGCTGGTGGATGATGAATTATTGGTCCGAATGGGCATTAAGATGCTGGTTGACTGGGAAGCGGAAGGCTTTTTCCTGGCCGGTGAAGCGGCAAACGGCAGAGAGGCTTTGGATATATGGCAGACGATTCAACCCGATATCATTATTACAGATATTCTGATGCCCGAGAAAAATGGGATTGAACTGATGAAAGATTTAAGGGAGCAGAACTATAGCGGTCTCATTGCGATTCTCAGTAATCATGATGATTTCGATTATACAAGGGAGGCCATGAGAAATGGAGCCTGCGACTATATTCTTAAATCTGATCTGAACAAAGATAATTTTCGGCAGTTTCTACTGTCGGTCAGCGAAAAACTGGAGAACAGACTGCACCAGAGTATCCAGGACCGGAACCCCCTCCTTCTGCAGAATAGTCTGAAGGAATTCATTTTTGCCCCATCCTCAAAATCAAGAGAAAGGAAATCACTGTGTTTACCCGAAGGGTATGAAGATCTCTCCTATCGAGTCTCAATCCTTCAGATCAAAGATGCCAATACTGACAGTCACCAAAAATACAAAATATATCAGCTGGCAACAGGGATTCTCACTCCGGATAAAGTCTTCTTTTACGATGGAAGCCAGGAAAGTATGCACTGGATTCTCCTTTTTTATGGTAATTCGGATGAATTGTATGATGATTTAATCAGACTGAAATTCAGACAGCTGCAGAGTGCTCTGAAGACCTACATCCACACCAGCGTATTCATAGCAGTAGGAGAGATAACAAAGGATCCAAACTATCTCTACATGGGTTATCAAAAAGTTAAAAACATTCTCTGGCAGAGCTTTTTTCATACGACTCAGATCTGCTGCTTTCAGAAAGATCCAACTCTGCAATCCCGGAAAGATGAGAATGTAGAGTCATTCTATAACGATACAGAAAAGCTCCTTGCACCCGCACACAGCCGGGAAGAAATAGAACTCAGACTGAATAATCTTTTTGAAGAAATTCTCAGACGGAAGGATGCCTCATTGTTAAAATATCTGGCTCTAAGAGCTGCAGATGTCATAAATCAGAAACATACAAAGAGAGCCGTGGAAAACCCTGAATTTAACCCCTCCCCTTTTCAGACCGAAACACTATGGAAACACGGCTCTCCAGAAGAATTAAAAGAGCTGCTCCTCGAAAATCTATCAGCCCTGAACAGCCGTGGCAATGACCTGCCCATTGCCCTGATAAGCAGAACACTTTCCTATCTGGACGACCATCTGGCCTCACCCCTAACCCTCTCGGAGGTAGCCGAACATACGGGTTTAAGCAGAACCTATTTCAGCAGCTGGTTCAAAGATAAAACAGAGGAAAAATTCAGCGACTATCTGAGCAAAAGAAGAATAGAAAGGGCAAAAGACCTATTAATACACCACCCGGAATACCGCATATACGAAATTGCTTCACTTGCCGGGTTTCAGAATGAAAAATATTTCAGCCGCATATTTAAGACCATGACATCAGTCAGCCCACGGGATTATCGGAACAGAATACACGAAATCATAATATAA
- a CDS encoding sensor histidine kinase: MGLKNWVQKSLRNRLFLTISLVSTILLFTQGTSLLLTSSNSIENLVLSEAATTLNLVRQNLNSQFEQMSYVIKDLETDEEFIEKLKDIDTNGHDLTNTLLRYISRRVGLMSITMLPIEKGILSTTYTYDIKEKEIRESHWYRQVIETGTPLLIYMDVRDFSSLTLPDQTEDDTKGKREQRTQYITLVHPLSDRSGKFQAMILVSLDYFTIFENIILHIPSDENRQLYLYNKNGDILFPFIHKGPSLNKDELLSFQNEGHVARSIGKKEYWYVYSASKDGILLLEEILKSELMAPVNRHRQFFIFSLIISLLITLFVSSLLSSRITRPIKRLEKEMHRFEDKQFSLSVPEEQSDEVGALERSFNHMMTRMQDYQQRLLRNQEEKRSAELKALQAQIKPHFLYNTLDSIKWMALIKGNDGIVEMVSALTSLLKNNINQHEEMIPLSQEMDNIQKFMTIQNFRFPEKYDLTISIEQDCASLPVPKLIIQPLVENALLYAFTDEKGCVDICCRKQDKGFICMVADNGRGFDKDILRAWEEGSTIPSKGNGVSLQNIRNRLRLHYGESSVLKLENTESGGLCTIIIEGERL; encoded by the coding sequence GTGGGCCTGAAAAACTGGGTACAGAAGAGCTTGAGAAACCGGCTTTTTCTGACAATTTCCCTGGTCAGCACAATCCTGCTGTTCACACAGGGAACTTCACTTCTATTAACCTCAAGCAATTCCATCGAAAACCTGGTTCTCAGCGAAGCCGCCACAACCCTGAACCTGGTCAGACAAAATCTAAATTCCCAGTTTGAACAAATGTCCTACGTAATTAAGGACCTGGAAACAGACGAAGAGTTTATAGAAAAACTTAAGGATATCGATACAAATGGACACGATTTAACCAATACTCTACTGCGGTATATCAGTAGAAGGGTGGGGCTTATGTCCATTACAATGCTTCCAATTGAGAAGGGAATTCTTTCCACAACCTATACCTACGACATAAAAGAAAAGGAAATTCGGGAGAGTCATTGGTATCGGCAGGTTATTGAGACCGGAACTCCACTTTTAATTTATATGGATGTCAGGGATTTCAGCTCTCTGACTCTCCCTGATCAGACAGAAGATGATACAAAGGGAAAAAGGGAGCAAAGGACTCAGTACATCACTCTGGTTCATCCTCTGAGCGACCGTAGCGGTAAGTTTCAGGCCATGATTCTGGTATCTCTCGACTATTTTACTATTTTTGAAAATATCATCCTTCATATTCCCAGCGATGAAAACCGTCAGCTTTATCTTTACAACAAAAATGGAGACATACTCTTCCCGTTTATACACAAGGGGCCTTCACTGAACAAGGATGAGTTGCTCTCCTTTCAGAATGAAGGTCATGTCGCCAGGTCCATAGGAAAAAAAGAGTACTGGTATGTCTATTCAGCATCTAAAGATGGAATACTTCTTTTAGAAGAAATTCTCAAATCCGAACTTATGGCTCCGGTCAACAGGCATAGACAATTTTTCATCTTCAGCCTGATAATCTCTCTACTGATCACTCTGTTTGTCAGTTCACTTCTCTCTTCACGGATTACCAGGCCTATTAAGAGACTGGAAAAGGAGATGCATCGCTTTGAGGATAAGCAGTTCAGTCTCTCAGTTCCTGAAGAACAGTCCGATGAAGTGGGAGCTCTGGAGCGCTCATTTAATCATATGATGACAAGGATGCAGGATTACCAGCAGCGTCTTTTAAGGAACCAGGAGGAGAAGAGGAGTGCCGAACTGAAGGCTCTTCAAGCTCAGATTAAGCCCCATTTTCTCTACAACACCCTTGATTCTATAAAATGGATGGCCCTGATTAAAGGAAATGATGGAATTGTTGAGATGGTCAGTGCATTGACCAGCCTCTTGAAAAACAATATCAATCAACATGAAGAGATGATCCCTCTGAGTCAGGAAATGGATAATATCCAAAAATTCATGACTATACAGAATTTCCGATTTCCTGAGAAATATGATCTGACTATAAGCATTGAGCAGGATTGTGCCTCCCTCCCTGTACCGAAACTTATTATCCAGCCTCTGGTTGAGAATGCCCTTCTTTATGCCTTTACAGATGAGAAAGGCTGTGTTGATATCTGCTGTAGAAAACAGGACAAAGGCTTCATCTGTATGGTTGCTGACAACGGACGGGGATTTGACAAAGATATTCTCCGGGCCTGGGAAGAAGGGAGCACCATCCCCAGTAAAGGAAATGGAGTATCTCTTCAGAATATCCGAAACCGTCTTCGACTGCACTACGGTGAATCCTCCGTATTGAAACTGGAAAACACAGAGAGCGGTGGACTCTGTACAATTATTATTGAAGGAGAACGCTTATGA